A portion of the Bacteroides faecium genome contains these proteins:
- a CDS encoding RagB/SusD family nutrient uptake outer membrane protein produces MKRIIYFPFITLLIGLCTCFIQSCNYLDIDQYINDMQSLDTVFQKKGLTEQFLYHVYSYLPTPGKSWDGGNDASVPWISCSDEAFNVEPAGANDFCNNIFTANNSDFNRWKRYYEGIRNASIFIQRAPECKELSAIQMREYIGEAQFLKAYFYFELMKQYGPISLVPENGFTLEQPIDEILIGRNTWDECVDYVDKLLQEASLKLPNERPSADFGKPTAGAALAVRSRLLLYSASPLFNGNTSYADFRDKKTGKNFINQTKDESKWAIAALAAKQVIDKGQYELITVPKDYDTPELPEHVISDPDFYSTYPTGAAGIDHYLSYANIFNGSISGSKNTELIFGMPNMSIERYCAPNKIGGYSSICIPQKLVDAYYMINGKTIEEGGSDPDYPYSQEKSGTPTTFSSYLLPAGVYGWYLNREMRFYATVGFNKSYYVGSSSTYDDSKNFEAEYFPGGNCRYEVSGIWMVGSYRYCMTGYLCRKFQHPEDSYRYGSIKPKVWVDYRLAEIYLNYIEALNELTGSYTIGDKTISRDPAQIRYYFNLIRHRAGLPGISLAEAGGDIEKVRQLIRKERFIELAWEGLRYFDVRRWKIANEEENGPVTGMAVYLKEPEFYRVVQVKEVVYAYKNFTMRKNFWPIPQTEITKNTNIVQNPGWE; encoded by the coding sequence ATGAAAAGAATTATATACTTCCCGTTCATAACCCTACTTATCGGACTATGTACATGCTTTATACAATCATGCAATTACCTTGACATCGATCAATATATCAATGATATGCAATCATTAGATACCGTATTTCAGAAAAAAGGATTGACAGAACAGTTTCTTTATCATGTATATAGCTATTTGCCCACACCCGGCAAATCGTGGGACGGAGGAAACGATGCTTCTGTACCATGGATATCATGCTCGGACGAAGCATTCAATGTAGAGCCTGCAGGAGCAAATGACTTCTGCAACAATATATTCACTGCTAATAATAGTGATTTTAACAGGTGGAAAAGATATTATGAAGGAATACGAAACGCAAGCATATTCATACAACGTGCACCAGAGTGCAAAGAATTAAGTGCCATACAAATGCGCGAATACATAGGTGAAGCCCAATTTCTTAAGGCTTATTTTTATTTTGAACTTATGAAACAATACGGTCCCATTTCCTTGGTTCCAGAAAATGGTTTCACCCTTGAGCAACCTATAGACGAAATCCTAATTGGTCGTAACACATGGGACGAGTGCGTGGACTATGTCGACAAACTTCTTCAGGAAGCTTCTCTTAAATTACCCAATGAACGTCCTTCAGCCGACTTTGGCAAACCGACTGCAGGCGCCGCACTTGCGGTCAGATCAAGATTGCTTCTTTACAGTGCAAGTCCCCTGTTCAACGGAAATACTTCTTATGCAGACTTCAGAGACAAAAAGACTGGCAAAAACTTCATCAATCAGACTAAAGATGAAAGTAAATGGGCGATAGCAGCATTGGCAGCTAAACAAGTAATTGATAAAGGACAATATGAACTGATAACAGTTCCTAAAGACTATGACACTCCGGAATTACCAGAACATGTAATATCTGACCCAGACTTTTATAGTACTTATCCAACCGGAGCAGCAGGAATCGACCACTATTTGTCGTATGCCAATATATTTAATGGCTCTATTAGCGGGTCAAAAAATACTGAACTAATTTTTGGAATGCCAAACATGAGCATTGAGCGATACTGCGCCCCGAATAAGATAGGTGGATACAGTTCCATCTGTATTCCCCAAAAACTTGTAGACGCTTATTATATGATCAATGGAAAAACAATTGAAGAAGGAGGAAGCGACCCTGATTATCCCTACAGCCAAGAAAAATCCGGTACTCCCACCACCTTTTCCAGTTACCTGCTTCCAGCAGGCGTATATGGCTGGTACCTGAATCGTGAAATGAGATTCTATGCAACTGTAGGATTCAATAAATCTTACTATGTAGGCTCATCTTCAACATATGATGACTCTAAAAATTTTGAAGCAGAGTATTTTCCTGGAGGAAACTGCCGTTATGAAGTATCTGGAATTTGGATGGTCGGTTCATACAGATATTGCATGACTGGATACCTCTGTCGCAAATTCCAGCATCCAGAAGACTCTTACAGATACGGAAGCATTAAGCCTAAGGTTTGGGTAGATTATCGATTAGCAGAAATCTACTTAAATTATATTGAAGCACTGAATGAACTTACAGGCTCCTATACCATAGGAGATAAAACAATCTCACGTGACCCTGCCCAAATAAGGTATTATTTCAACCTCATTCGTCATCGAGCAGGATTACCGGGCATTTCGCTGGCAGAAGCCGGAGGTGATATAGAAAAAGTTAGGCAATTGATACGAAAAGAACGCTTCATAGAATTAGCATGGGAAGGACTCCGCTACTTCGACGTACGAAGATGGAAAATAGCTAATGAGGAAGAAAACGGTCCTGTGACCGGAATGGCAGTCTATCTAAAAGAGCCGGAATTTTATAGAGTCGTTCAAGTAAAAGAAGTAGTATATGCTTATAAAAATTTTACTATGAGAAAGAATTTTTGGCCGATTCCTCAAACGGAAATCACCAAAAACACTAATATAGTTCAAAACCCCGGATGGGAATAA
- a CDS encoding BT_3987 domain-containing protein, producing MKKIHLLAVLGIINLLTSCSNKVDFGEQYKKIVYIVNSKETVYYSQHDVVKASKGNISIYVTGSELPAQDIKVSYKIDTEALEKYNKTEYGDRTELYFSLLPENLYSFQTPEITIPKGEPYGCLEFTINTQELLHNKIYILPITIDSAEGAEISENLHTILYVIQIQNEYAGNYISSCSVNGIGKGDFNKKVTAVSSRKIMLPLANLSNTSTSNTLDFNKDYYLITINEDNTLILEPYLQSIIHQKTEKRSYYDPENRIFHLYYDIEDKYENRVSIEETLKAI from the coding sequence ATGAAAAAAATACATCTATTAGCGGTATTAGGAATCATCAACCTATTGACCTCTTGTTCAAACAAAGTAGATTTTGGAGAACAATATAAAAAAATTGTATATATAGTCAACAGTAAAGAGACTGTGTATTATTCTCAACACGATGTAGTCAAAGCGAGTAAAGGAAATATCAGTATATATGTCACAGGTTCAGAACTGCCTGCCCAAGATATCAAAGTGTCTTACAAGATAGACACAGAAGCACTAGAAAAATATAATAAAACAGAATATGGTGACCGGACCGAGCTATACTTCTCTTTGCTCCCTGAAAATCTATATTCCTTTCAGACGCCAGAAATCACAATCCCAAAAGGAGAACCCTATGGTTGCCTGGAATTCACAATCAACACACAAGAGCTACTTCACAACAAGATATATATCCTGCCTATCACTATCGACAGTGCAGAAGGTGCGGAAATCAGTGAAAACCTACATACTATTTTATATGTCATCCAAATACAAAATGAATATGCCGGTAATTATATATCCAGCTGTTCAGTCAATGGTATAGGCAAAGGAGACTTCAACAAGAAAGTTACCGCAGTGAGCAGTAGAAAAATCATGTTGCCACTGGCAAATCTAAGTAACACGTCAACCAGCAATACATTAGACTTTAATAAGGATTATTACCTGATTACCATCAATGAAGATAATACACTGATACTAGAACCGTATTTACAATCTATCATCCATCAAAAGACAGAAAAAAGAAGTTACTACGATCCTGAAAACCGTATATTCCATTTATACTATGATATAGAAGACAAATATGAGAATCGCGTATCAATTGAAGAAACATTAAAAGCTATATAA
- a CDS encoding TlpA disulfide reductase family protein: MKFNLIAGISLTITLALFNEGTKAQNGKYTLDVKTNATDSKLFIFQKSGTIIKLDSLVSADGIFHKEGEVNTPYKVRLFLVPKSQSSNETSFKKGFPIYLEPGNITITSDGQTLDNCVLSGTPSNDDLYAYNKMRKPFISRMNQLEKDFDKAKQENNILKRQSIRIEYDELETKLAQAENEFFNTHPNSLISFEWLTSSFNIIREKSKVITMFDQMGDVVKQSEAGKQFKARLDHTIAVEIGGIAPDFAAPNPEGKEISLKSFRGKYVLVDFWASWCGPCRRENPNVVVAYNAYKNKNFTVLGISLDNTKEAWTKAIAKDGLGWEQISDLKGWNSALAALYSVRGIPTNFLIDPQGKIIAINLRGEELQKKLSELIP; this comes from the coding sequence ATGAAATTCAACTTAATCGCAGGCATCAGCCTGACAATTACTTTAGCTCTCTTCAATGAAGGAACTAAAGCCCAAAATGGCAAATACACACTTGATGTGAAGACAAATGCCACTGACAGTAAACTCTTTATCTTCCAAAAATCCGGGACAATCATAAAATTAGACTCTTTGGTGTCTGCCGACGGAATCTTCCATAAAGAAGGTGAAGTAAACACTCCGTACAAGGTTCGGCTTTTTCTCGTTCCTAAAAGCCAGTCATCTAATGAAACTTCTTTCAAAAAAGGATTTCCCATCTATCTAGAACCTGGAAATATAACCATAACATCCGATGGACAGACATTAGATAACTGTGTGTTAAGCGGAACTCCCTCGAACGATGACTTATATGCATATAATAAAATGAGAAAACCCTTCATTTCACGTATGAATCAACTTGAAAAGGATTTCGATAAGGCTAAACAAGAAAATAATATATTGAAAAGACAAAGTATACGGATTGAATACGATGAACTCGAAACAAAATTAGCTCAGGCTGAAAATGAGTTTTTCAATACTCATCCTAACTCTCTAATAAGTTTCGAATGGCTAACTTCATCTTTCAATATCATAAGAGAGAAATCGAAAGTGATAACTATGTTCGATCAAATGGGAGATGTCGTGAAACAGTCAGAAGCTGGAAAACAATTCAAAGCCCGTCTAGACCATACAATAGCTGTAGAAATCGGTGGAATAGCACCAGACTTCGCAGCCCCCAATCCTGAAGGAAAAGAAATTTCACTAAAATCATTTCGTGGAAAATATGTGCTAGTAGATTTTTGGGCATCATGGTGTGGTCCTTGCCGAAGAGAGAATCCAAATGTAGTAGTAGCCTACAATGCATATAAGAACAAAAATTTCACAGTATTAGGTATATCGCTGGACAATACAAAAGAAGCATGGACCAAAGCGATAGCAAAAGACGGATTGGGTTGGGAACAAATATCCGACTTAAAAGGATGGAATTCTGCTCTTGCAGCACTATATAGTGTACGAGGCATTCCAACCAATTTTTTGATAGATCCTCAAGGAAAGATTATCGCAATCAATCTGAGAGGTGAAGAACTACAAAAGAAGCTTAGTGAATTGATTCCATAA
- a CDS encoding sialate O-acetylesterase has product MKRYIGIWVLCFLSLTFAQGKIKLPAMIGNHMVLQQNSSVKLWGWADNKKVTVTTSWNNRTYQTSAGKDGSWTVKVDTPAGSYTPYSITISDGEGVTLSDILIGEVWVCSGQSNMDMRMMGNTGQPIDHSLETILNAGNYRDRIRFIAVPRTKEVERRVDFEGRKWEVSAPEAVVTCSAAAYFFARQITETLNIPVGLVISSWGGSRIESWMNEETLASVHGVDMAAAKSTELRMHHRLGCMYDTMLWPVKNFTARGFLWYQGESNIFNYQYYASMMTAMVQQWREVWEAPDMPFYYVQIAPHKYKDSRDTDAALLREAQAKALETIPNSGMIATTDIGDEFCIHPPQKNVVGLRLATLALTKTYGIRKLPTTGPMMTKVDYSEGKATVTFDNASAGLAPAFCNLEGFEIAGDDKKFYPAKAQIVDRTPTVKIWSEQVSQPVAVRYAFRNYAGNITLRNTFGLAAFPFRTDTWDEVK; this is encoded by the coding sequence ATGAAAAGGTATATTGGTATTTGGGTTCTGTGTTTTTTGTCCTTAACATTTGCACAGGGTAAGATTAAGCTCCCCGCCATGATAGGGAATCATATGGTACTCCAACAAAATAGTAGTGTTAAACTATGGGGATGGGCGGATAATAAAAAAGTGACTGTCACCACTTCCTGGAATAACCGGACTTATCAGACGTCGGCAGGTAAGGATGGAAGTTGGACAGTTAAGGTAGATACCCCTGCCGGAAGTTATACACCTTATTCCATCACTATCAGTGATGGAGAAGGTGTTACCCTTTCGGATATTTTAATAGGAGAAGTTTGGGTATGTTCCGGTCAGTCTAATATGGATATGCGTATGATGGGAAATACTGGACAGCCTATCGACCATTCTCTGGAAACGATTCTGAATGCGGGTAATTATCGTGACCGTATCCGCTTTATTGCTGTCCCAAGGACAAAGGAAGTGGAGAGACGGGTTGATTTTGAGGGCAGGAAATGGGAAGTGTCCGCGCCGGAGGCTGTTGTAACTTGCAGCGCGGCTGCTTATTTCTTTGCCAGACAAATTACGGAAACCCTCAATATTCCGGTAGGCCTTGTAATTAGTAGTTGGGGAGGTTCCCGGATAGAGTCCTGGATGAATGAGGAAACACTGGCTTCTGTTCATGGTGTGGATATGGCGGCTGCCAAAAGCACAGAGTTGAGAATGCATCACCGGTTGGGGTGTATGTATGATACTATGCTGTGGCCTGTGAAGAACTTTACTGCACGTGGTTTTCTCTGGTACCAGGGGGAATCGAATATTTTTAATTATCAATATTATGCTTCGATGATGACTGCGATGGTTCAACAATGGCGGGAAGTATGGGAAGCTCCGGATATGCCTTTTTATTATGTTCAGATAGCTCCTCATAAATATAAGGATAGTCGGGATACTGATGCGGCCTTATTAAGAGAGGCGCAGGCAAAGGCACTTGAAACAATTCCTAACTCGGGCATGATTGCTACTACCGACATTGGTGATGAGTTTTGTATCCATCCACCTCAGAAGAATGTTGTGGGACTTCGTTTGGCTACTCTTGCCTTGACCAAAACATATGGCATCCGTAAACTTCCAACTACCGGGCCTATGATGACAAAAGTCGATTATTCAGAGGGTAAGGCGACAGTCACGTTTGATAATGCTTCTGCCGGGCTTGCACCGGCCTTCTGTAACCTGGAAGGATTTGAAATTGCAGGAGACGATAAAAAGTTTTATCCGGCTAAGGCACAAATTGTCGACCGTACACCGACTGTGAAAATATGGAGTGAGCAAGTGAGCCAGCCGGTAGCAGTGCGATATGCTTTTCGTAACTATGCAGGTAATATTACGTTGCGCAATACTTTCGGACTGGCTGCATTTCCTTTTCGGACGGATACATGGGATGAGGTGAAATGA
- a CDS encoding DUF1961 family protein yields the protein MKKMILGLFFLLCPCWIVWGQQNEQQKRFDILSEKPARLVFEDNFRHAWSEKWHLDGENAKIIQKDGRLEMYAGGRAYVDADHLVLWTKEEFKGNLKIEYDFTRLDSSGYYCVNILYIQAQGAGRKPFVKDIFKWNELRKVPRMSMYFNNMDTYHISYAVTGVASENKPEYIRARRYMPQWEKGLEGTDLKPEYLNTGLFKIGVTYHLTFIKYETELYMNVRGDGQDRIFYFDASSFPRIDKGRIGLRQMYTRSSRYANFRVYQLDE from the coding sequence ATGAAAAAGATGATTCTTGGTTTGTTCTTTTTGCTGTGCCCCTGTTGGATAGTATGGGGGCAGCAAAACGAGCAACAAAAGCGATTCGATATATTATCAGAGAAACCGGCACGACTGGTTTTTGAAGATAATTTCCGACATGCATGGTCGGAGAAATGGCATCTGGATGGAGAAAATGCCAAGATAATCCAGAAAGACGGGCGACTGGAAATGTATGCAGGCGGAAGAGCTTATGTAGATGCCGATCACTTGGTATTGTGGACAAAAGAGGAATTCAAAGGGAACTTGAAAATAGAATATGATTTTACGAGGCTGGATTCTTCCGGGTATTATTGTGTGAATATACTCTATATTCAGGCGCAAGGGGCAGGAAGAAAACCATTTGTTAAAGATATATTCAAGTGGAATGAACTCCGTAAGGTTCCCCGGATGAGTATGTATTTCAATAATATGGACACTTATCACATTAGTTATGCAGTAACAGGAGTTGCGTCAGAAAATAAGCCTGAATATATTCGTGCTCGCCGGTATATGCCTCAGTGGGAGAAGGGACTTGAAGGAACGGATCTAAAGCCTGAATATCTGAATACAGGTTTGTTTAAGATTGGAGTTACTTATCATCTGACCTTTATTAAATATGAAACGGAATTATATATGAATGTAAGGGGGGATGGACAAGACAGGATTTTCTACTTTGATGCTTCTTCTTTTCCAAGGATAGACAAAGGGCGAATAGGTTTAAGACAAATGTATACTCGTAGTTCGAGATATGCGAATTTCAGAGTTTATCAATTGGATGAATGA
- a CDS encoding BACON domain-containing protein: MKEHTLCHLSKSFKIAGTYIWLLLLAISLLQSCDDDEVKNKPALYIITEPIDGLSTYGGAIQVEFLCNLDWKASTDASWITLDETSGSQSATIDARIAKNEEGADRTGTITLVAGELKKTLSITQKYRDTSTPQLEITTKSPLKLGFEGGNQSISFVCNVRWEASVDVDWISFSNATSGLEDGTLDFVVDTNEGDEIREGIITIAAQGLIKTVEIVQQTEAMGGVNLLDTPEEDYSFERITTNKFWPALGEWGGSNTEGIGKFGANNTAIRVSAGSPTPRTGASYLFLRMRDNEQANSLNWLWRKLSGLIPGKSYTFSFWYKTPPEKDMVQTGNIRLGAVVDAADISNLSNPLAPEVTFGYVAASDGVLSSSDEHKKVSYTFTMPAGKTEVYIVWRRNGHQQPFLDDMSLVLNP; this comes from the coding sequence ATGAAAGAACATACTTTATGCCATTTGAGCAAATCATTCAAGATAGCTGGTACGTATATATGGCTTTTGCTTTTGGCCATCAGTTTGTTACAGTCTTGTGATGATGATGAAGTGAAAAATAAACCGGCTCTTTATATAATAACGGAGCCTATAGACGGATTGAGTACGTATGGGGGAGCTATACAAGTAGAATTTCTTTGTAATCTGGATTGGAAAGCATCTACGGATGCATCCTGGATTACATTGGATGAAACAAGCGGTAGCCAAAGTGCCACGATAGATGCCCGGATTGCAAAGAATGAAGAAGGAGCAGACAGGACAGGAACTATTACCCTTGTTGCCGGTGAATTGAAGAAAACGTTGAGTATCACTCAGAAATATAGGGATACTTCAACTCCTCAATTGGAGATTACTACTAAGAGTCCCCTCAAATTAGGCTTCGAAGGAGGCAACCAGTCTATATCCTTTGTTTGTAATGTAAGATGGGAAGCTTCCGTCGATGTGGACTGGATTTCTTTCAGTAATGCGACTTCAGGATTGGAAGACGGCACATTGGATTTCGTAGTAGATACGAATGAAGGGGATGAAATTCGAGAAGGAATCATCACCATTGCAGCCCAAGGATTAATCAAAACGGTAGAAATCGTACAGCAGACCGAAGCTATGGGTGGTGTGAATTTACTGGACACTCCGGAGGAAGATTACAGCTTCGAAAGAATCACTACCAACAAGTTTTGGCCTGCTTTGGGAGAATGGGGTGGCTCGAATACGGAAGGTATTGGTAAATTTGGAGCTAACAATACCGCTATCAGGGTTTCAGCGGGTTCTCCTACACCTCGCACTGGGGCGTCATATTTATTCTTACGTATGCGCGATAACGAGCAAGCAAACTCCTTGAATTGGTTATGGAGAAAACTAAGTGGATTGATACCCGGTAAATCGTATACATTCTCTTTCTGGTATAAAACTCCGCCGGAAAAAGATATGGTACAGACTGGAAATATCAGGTTGGGAGCCGTTGTTGATGCTGCTGATATTTCGAATTTGTCCAATCCATTGGCACCGGAAGTAACTTTTGGATATGTTGCCGCCTCTGATGGAGTCTTAAGCAGTTCCGATGAGCATAAAAAAGTATCTTACACATTTACTATGCCTGCCGGAAAGACAGAAGTATATATTGTGTGGAGAAGGAATGGACATCAGCAACCATTCTTAGATGATATGAGTTTGGTACTGAACCCATAG
- a CDS encoding alginate lyase family protein: MKIEYKHSIILTLLLMAQMLLACNDDAKNTEISMVSDSSVKIGYVGGKELIKFICYDKWTISSDVGWIKFESPTEGNGNAIIRISVDKNTSEKERIGQLSITCGSNAEIIKVVQSIKTINIEHRHPSLLYTKEELLNIKSMIEENRSADITRTYNNLMSRCNKALTYTASPYTGQDPAQFITAIYTPGSNSRDLAMAYWFTQDKRYAQKSIEIIKAWAEACQNITYVADAGSAMYLTRGMYPMFCAYDMLLAENVMDEETKKIITDWFQVIYREGMNSLEKWENNDYFNKQYYQNHVVAHTMGFLMLGLVTDNDELIQFAIDDPSNPRDVYELLAGCIFMDGDTPCPREKAGAPVPVKGEIYDRYRHDTAPLKGLQYTHLTLTLLSVNARMCHNNGRDLFAYTAPTGENLRYSFEYYSDYYRMMDSCIKGGYYCGETERIAKAGDNPGMYEMGLRYYPDSEPVKQLINSGVFNRESAYMDLLGYTRFLSAVIDN, encoded by the coding sequence ATGAAAATAGAATATAAGCATTCAATCATTCTGACATTGTTGCTAATGGCACAGATGCTTTTAGCATGCAATGATGATGCAAAAAATACGGAAATATCTATGGTGTCGGATAGTTCTGTCAAGATAGGATATGTGGGTGGGAAAGAATTGATTAAATTTATTTGCTATGATAAATGGACTATCTCGTCAGATGTGGGATGGATAAAATTTGAGAGCCCGACAGAAGGGAATGGGAACGCTATTATCAGAATCAGTGTAGATAAAAACACATCAGAGAAGGAGCGTATCGGCCAACTTTCAATTACTTGCGGAAGTAATGCCGAAATAATAAAGGTAGTACAATCTATAAAAACGATTAATATTGAGCATAGGCATCCTTCTCTGCTTTATACAAAAGAAGAATTGCTGAATATCAAAAGTATGATTGAGGAAAATCGTTCGGCGGACATAACCAGGACTTACAATAACTTGATGAGTCGTTGTAATAAAGCTCTTACTTATACAGCTAGTCCTTATACGGGACAAGATCCCGCCCAGTTTATTACAGCTATTTATACCCCCGGGTCAAACTCCCGTGATTTAGCTATGGCTTATTGGTTCACACAAGATAAGAGGTACGCTCAAAAATCAATTGAGATTATAAAGGCTTGGGCTGAAGCATGCCAGAACATCACCTATGTGGCGGATGCGGGTAGTGCCATGTATCTCACCAGAGGAATGTATCCGATGTTCTGTGCTTATGATATGTTGTTGGCTGAGAATGTCATGGATGAAGAGACGAAGAAGATTATAACCGATTGGTTCCAAGTAATCTATAGAGAGGGAATGAATAGCCTGGAGAAATGGGAGAATAATGATTATTTTAATAAGCAGTATTATCAGAATCATGTAGTTGCTCATACGATGGGCTTCTTGATGCTCGGTCTGGTAACGGACAATGATGAATTGATTCAGTTTGCCATAGATGACCCTTCTAATCCGAGGGATGTATATGAATTATTGGCCGGATGTATATTTATGGATGGGGATACTCCTTGTCCAAGAGAAAAGGCAGGAGCTCCGGTTCCTGTGAAAGGTGAAATCTACGACCGCTATCGTCATGATACGGCACCGTTGAAAGGGCTGCAATATACTCATTTAACATTGACATTGTTGTCTGTGAATGCCAGGATGTGCCATAATAATGGTCGGGATTTATTTGCATACACGGCTCCGACAGGAGAAAATCTGCGTTATTCTTTCGAATATTATAGCGATTATTACAGGATGATGGACTCGTGCATCAAAGGTGGATATTATTGCGGTGAAACCGAACGCATTGCAAAAGCCGGTGACAATCCGGGCATGTATGAAATGGGGCTTCGATATTATCCCGACAGCGAGCCTGTTAAGCAATTAATAAATTCCGGTGTCTTCAATAGAGAATCAGCCTATATGGATTTGTTGGGATACACCCGGTTTCTTTCGGCGGTAATTGATAACTAA
- the rhaM gene encoding L-rhamnose mutarotase produces the protein MKREAFKMYLKAGFEKEYQKRHSEIWPELVKLLKANGVSDYSIFWDKETNILYAVQKNNGAGSQDMGENEIVKRWWDYMADIMEVNPDNSPVSISLEEVFYME, from the coding sequence ATGAAAAGAGAAGCATTTAAAATGTATCTGAAAGCCGGATTTGAAAAAGAGTATCAAAAACGGCATAGTGAAATATGGCCTGAGTTAGTAAAGCTTTTGAAAGCTAACGGTGTCTCTGACTATTCTATATTTTGGGATAAAGAAACGAATATATTGTATGCTGTACAAAAAAATAACGGTGCAGGTTCACAAGATATGGGAGAGAATGAGATCGTGAAACGATGGTGGGATTATATGGCGGATATAATGGAAGTCAATCCGGACAATTCACCGGTAAGCATTTCATTGGAAGAAGTATTTTATATGGAGTAG